The following are from one region of the Vitis riparia cultivar Riparia Gloire de Montpellier isolate 1030 chromosome 9, EGFV_Vit.rip_1.0, whole genome shotgun sequence genome:
- the LOC117921430 gene encoding phospholipase D alpha 1 — protein sequence MSEFNEIPLHGTLHATIFEIDRLHSGGAPKFFRKLVENIEETVGFGKGTSKLYATIDIGRARVGRTRMIENEPSNPRWYESFHIYCAHTAGHIIFTVKDDNPIGATLIGRASVPVQEILGGEEVDKWVEIVNEELKPIHGGSKIHVKLQYFEVTADRSWGRGIRSPKFPGVPFTFFSQRKGCHVSLYQDAHVPDKFVPKIPLADGKYYEPHRCWEDVFDAINNAKHLIYITGWSVYTEITLVRDSRRPKPGGDLTIGELLKKKASEGVRVLMLVWDDRTSVPLLKKDGLMGTHDEETEHYFHDTDVHCVLCPRNPDDGGSIVQDLQISTMFTHHQKIVVVDSEMPSGGSEKRRIVSFVGGIDLCDGRYDTQFHSLFRTLDTAHHDDFHQPNFEGASIQKGGPREPWHDIHSRLEGPIAWDVLFNFEQRWRKQGGKDILLQLRDLDDVIIPPSPVMFPDDQEVWNVQLFRSIDGGAAFGFPETPEEAARAGLVSGKDNIIDRSIQDAYINAIRRAKDFIYIENQYFLGSSFGWAPDEGIKIDDVGALHLIPKELSLKIASKIEAGEKFTVYIVVPMWPEGMPESGSVQAILDWQRRTMEMMYKDIIKALADKGIEDDPRNYLTFFCLGNREVKKSGEYEPSEHPEPDTDYSRAQEARRFMIYVHAKMMIVDDEYIIIGSANINQRSMDGARDSEIAMGGYQPYHLASRQPARGQIHGFRMSLWYEHLGMLDESFLQPESKECIQKVNQIAEKYWDLYASETLEHDLPGHLLRYPIAVSCGGDITELPGAEFFPDTKARVLGTKSEYMPPILTT from the exons ATGTCTGAATTCAATGAGATTCCGCTTCATGGAACGCTCCACGCCACGATATTTGAGATCGACAGGCTCCACAGCGGAGGCGCTCCCAAATTCTTCCGAAAA CTTGTGGAGAACATCGAGGAGACTGTCGGTTTTGGCAAAGGAACCTCTAAACTCTATGCAACTATTGATATAGGAAGAGCTAGAGTTGGGAGGACTCGGATGATAGAAAATGAACCCTCCAATCCCAGGTGGTATGAATCATTTCACATTTACTGTGCCCATACGGCCGGGCATATTATATTCACTGTAAAAGATGACAATCCCATTGGGGCGACTTTGATTGGAAGAGCATCTGTACCTGTTCAGGAGATCTTAGGTGGAGAGGAAGTAGATAAATGGGTAGAAATTGTTAATGAAGAGCTGAAGCCTATACATGGAGGTTCTAAGATCCATGTGAAACTACAATATTTTGAAGTCACTGCAGATCGTAGTTGGGGTCGGGGGATTAGAAGTCCTAAATTTCCTGGGGTTCCATTCACATTCTTTTCACAGAGAAAAGGATGTCACGTCTCTTTGTACCAAGATGCTCATGTTCCTGATAAATTTGTCCCAAAAATACCCCTCGCTGATGGCAAGTACTATGAGCCCCACAGATGTTGGGAAGATGTCTTTGATGCAATCAATAACGCAAAACACTTGATCTACATTACTGGCTGGTCTGTATACACAGAAATCACCTTGGTGCGGGACTCAAGGAGACCAAAACCAGGAGGAGACTTGACCATTGGTGAGTTGCTTAAGAAGAAGGCAAGTGAAGGTGTTAGGGTTCTAATGCTTGTTTGGGATGATCGAACCTCTGTTCCTTTACTGAAAAAGGATGGCTTGATGGGTACCCATGACGAAGAAACTGAACATTACTTTCATGACACTGATGTACACTGTGTATTGTGTCCCCGTAATCCTGATGATGGTGGAAGTATAGTTCAGGATTTACAAATTTCTACCATGTTCACTCATCACCAGAAGATTGTTGTGGTGGACAGCGAGATGCCCAGTGGAGGATCAGAAAAGAGGAGGATTGTAAGTTTTGTTGGGGGTATCGATCTCTGTGATGGTAGATATGATACCCAATTCCATTCACTTTTCAGGACACTAGACACAGCACACCATGACGATTTCCATCAGCCAAACTTTGAAGGTGCTTCAATCCAAAAAGGTGGACCAAGGGAGCCTTGGCATGATATCCATTCCAGACTTGAAGGACCTATTGCCTGGGATGTCCTCTTTAATTTTGAGCAGAGATGGAGAAAGCAAGGTGGGAAGGATATACTTCTTCAATTGAGAGATCTTGATGATGTTATTATTCCCCCATCTCCTGTTATGTTCCCTGATGACCAGGAGGTATGGAACGTCCAGTTATTCAGATCTATTGATGGTGGGGCTGCCTTTGGCTTCCCTGAGACACCTGAAGAGGCAGCAAGAGCTGGGCTTGTCAGTGGGAAGGACAATATCATTGACCGGAGCATTCAGGATGCTTATATTAATGCTATTCGACGGGCAAAGGATTTCATTTATATTGAAAATCAGTATTTTCTGGGAAGCTCTTTTGGCTGGGCTCCTGACGAGGGCATTAAGATTGACGATGTTGGTGCTTTGCATCTGATTCCAAAGGAACTCTCACTGAAGATTGCAAGTAAGATTGAGGCAGGGGAGAAGTTCACTGTTTATATTGTAGTTCCAATGTGGCCAGAGGGTATGCCAGAGAGTGGATCAGTCCAGGCAATATTAGATTGGCAGAGGAGGACAATGGAGATGATGTATAAAGATATCATTAAGGCTCTTGCTGATAAGGGTATTGAGGATGACCCTAgaaattatttaacatttttctgcCTTGGAAATCGGGAGGTCAAGAAGAGTGGAGAATATGAACCTTCAGAGCATCCTGAGCCTGATACAGACTACAGTAGAGCCCAGGAGGCCCGACGATTCATGATTTATGTTCATGCCAAGATGATGATTG TTGATGACGAATACATCATAATCGGATCCGCCAACATCAACCAGAGATCCATGGATGGTGCCAGAGACTCCGAGATAGCCATGGGAGGATACCAACCATATCACTTGGCAAGCAGGCAGCCAGCACGAGGTCAGATCCATGGTTTCCGAATGTCATTGTGGTACGAGCACCTTGGCATGCTCGATGAGTCCTTCCTCCAGCCAGAAAGCAAGGAGTGCATCCAAAAGGTGAACCAGATCGCTGAAAAATATTGGGATCTGTACGCAAGCGAGACACTTGAGCATGACCTCCCTGGTCATCTCCTCCGCTACCCTATAGCGGTCTCCTGTGGGGGAGACATAACAGAGCTTCCAGGAGCTGAGTTTTTCCCCGACACCAAGGCCCGCGTTCTTGGCACCAAGTCCGAATATATGCCTCCAATCCTCACAACTTAG
- the LOC117922334 gene encoding uncharacterized protein LOC117922334 produces the protein MSSILCSQGVVLATAMAVSGILFLAFSRQKSLPSPEFSGNPNSQAPKQILRSCLSNDEKKRERKKKRVQFAENVKEPSGNGKEFRQEQRKKFSRVQRPCRNEIPQIQKVPENQAALYNGILRDRVHRMACSY, from the exons ATGTCTTCTATTCTCTGCTCACAGGGGGTGGTCTTAGCAACGGCCATGGCAGTTTCTGGCATACTCTTTCTCGCTTTTTCCAGGCAAAAGAGTTTACCGTCTCCAGAATTTTCCGGGAATCCGAATTCACAGGCCCCCAAGCAAATTCTACGCTCATGCCTATCCAACG atgaaaagaaaagggagagaaagaaaaagagagttcAATTTGCAGAGAATGTGAAGGAGCCAAGTGGGAATGGCAAGGAATTCAGGCAAGAGCAGAGGAAAAAGTTTTCCAGAGTTCAAAGACCATGCAGAAATGAAATTCCCCAAATTCAAAAAGTGCCGGAAAATCAGGCCGCCTTGTACAATGGAATTCTCCGGGATCGCGTTCACCGGATGGCCTGCTCCTACTGA
- the LOC117922725 gene encoding uncharacterized protein LOC117922725 isoform X1, whose translation MGGFLACYREPKLIKSLNEPSKELRIRGRTSTKPNISEDFWTTSACDMDNSAMQSQGSISSISTSNQILVPHGAAGANVPSEFVNHGLLLWNQTRQNWIRNKRSDNQAQQIQEPKIKTYCLSMVKHFWLCSWNATYDSLLGSNKPFRQPVPLSEMVDFLVDVWDQEGLYD comes from the exons ATGGG TGGTTTTCTTGCATGCTATCGTGAGCCCAAGTTGATTAAGTCACTGAATGAACCTTCAAAAGAATTGAGGATTCGAGGTCGGACATCAACTAAACCGAATATATCAGAAGACTTCTGGACCACAAGTGCTTGTGACATGGACAACAGTGCTATGCAGTCACAGGGAAGCATTTCATCGATTAGCACGTCAAATCAGATTCTAGTTCCTCATGGTGCTGCTGGTGCAAATGTTCCTTCTGAATTTGTAAACCATG GTCTTCTTCTCTGGAATCAAACTAGACAGAATTGGATAAGGAATAAAAGGTCTGACAACCAGGCACAACAGATTCAAGAACCCAAAATAAA AACTTATTGTCTCTCCATGGTTAAACATTTCTGGCTTTGCAGTTGGAATGCAACCTATGACAGTTTACTTGGAAGCAACAAGCCATTTCGCCAGCCAGTTCCTCTCTCT GAAATGGTAGATTTTCTGGTGGACGTTTGGGATCAGGAGGGGCTGTATGATTGA
- the LOC117922725 gene encoding uncharacterized protein LOC117922725 isoform X2 has product MGGFLACYREPKLIKSLNEPSKELRIRGRTSTKPNISEDFWTTSACDMDNSAMQSQGSISSISTSNQILVPHGAAGANVPSEFVNHGLLLWNQTRQNWIRNKRSDNQAQQIQEPKINWNATYDSLLGSNKPFRQPVPLSEMVDFLVDVWDQEGLYD; this is encoded by the exons ATGGG TGGTTTTCTTGCATGCTATCGTGAGCCCAAGTTGATTAAGTCACTGAATGAACCTTCAAAAGAATTGAGGATTCGAGGTCGGACATCAACTAAACCGAATATATCAGAAGACTTCTGGACCACAAGTGCTTGTGACATGGACAACAGTGCTATGCAGTCACAGGGAAGCATTTCATCGATTAGCACGTCAAATCAGATTCTAGTTCCTCATGGTGCTGCTGGTGCAAATGTTCCTTCTGAATTTGTAAACCATG GTCTTCTTCTCTGGAATCAAACTAGACAGAATTGGATAAGGAATAAAAGGTCTGACAACCAGGCACAACAGATTCAAGAACCCAAAATAAA TTGGAATGCAACCTATGACAGTTTACTTGGAAGCAACAAGCCATTTCGCCAGCCAGTTCCTCTCTCT GAAATGGTAGATTTTCTGGTGGACGTTTGGGATCAGGAGGGGCTGTATGATTGA
- the LOC117922771 gene encoding uncharacterized protein LOC117922771 — protein sequence MESSRSIYCYLYFGGEIENGFNGSIDYKGGCTSGIIVNQGTSHAEFVLKACTKLQIEPSGLSFKYTLKFDPSVLLPLDDDDAVNSMVRFSDGFSRVYIVRACTEVEQGVADGQGTPANVESHPVLRACREETELGVVDGQSTPVNVENHSASTPSSSQGMNDDYTIQKHGLASRCTKFEADPLASSTSGNAILGSGQSFANADEFRNALYLMSLAGRFRYKFKRNCPRYVSVCCAVDGCTWKIAACGVKGTKMMRVYTFQNNHNHSIHEDSSPLPTVRLCKLAVLTNDVIKATPDCMPRQICKDFERQHGIRMTYGQAWQYREKVKERIFGLSDNSYKLLPWLCLQLTKSNPGTIAEWTSSDEGNFMQLFVAYGACVHGFLTGCRPIISIDSSELGGLHKGTLLSASAYDGDDNMFLIAYAIVSSKAYDDWLWFFQKLKQLVGKMEVVIISDMHLDIVSSVAEVFGVENHIYCYQHLKESFSCQLTKKNTKGRKGKEDALMFLDAIAYTRLQIDYIRAMENLRRYSANLAKWIEDSGPEHWALSKFSKKRWDKMNTNLAGLFDDLINEDQHHSIFNFVVKHMEKLASLLIECKAATQSWKRFISPKIEDKVLLNIAKAEAFTVIPYTDTFKVKTRDRSHCVDLKQHTCTCSAWQMLGIPCEHACAVIQMMNQDVYGFVEEWFHLPKQEMIYSGILHPLDFDNMPTVDSDGNVQDQNGVTYASLGPPTMKRRIGRPPHQRNKFQFREKGTVFCSHCNRAGHNCTTCKNPTT from the exons ATGGAAAGCAGCAGATCAATATATTGTTACCTTTACTTTGGAGGGGAGATTGAAAATGGCTTTAATGGTTCCATTGATTACAAGGGTGGATGTACTAGTGGCATAATTGTCAATCAAGGAACATCACATGCTGAATTTGTCTTGAAGGCATGTACAAAACTTCAAATTGAACCATCCGGTTTATCATTTAAGTATACCCTAAAATTTGACCCATCTGTACTCCTACCgttggatgatgatgatgctGTAAATAGCATGGTCCGCTTTAGTGATGGTTTCTCGCGTGTCTATATAGTTCGAGCTTGTACAGAAGTAGAGCAAGGAGTTGCAGATGGACAAGGCACTCC TGCAAATGTGGAAAGTCATCCTGTCCTTAGAGCTTGTAGAGAGGAAACAGAGCTAGGAGTTGTGGATGGACAAAGCACTCC TGTTAATGTGGAAAATCATTCTGCATCAACACCATCATCATCTCAAGGCATGAATGATGATTATACAATTCAGAAACATGGGTTGGCGTCAAGATGTACAAAGTTTGAAGCAGATCCACTAGCTTCAAGTACCTCTGGGAATGCCATATTGGGTAGTGGGCAGAGCTTTGCAAATGCTGATGAATTCCGGAATGCATTATATCTTATGTCCTTAGCTGGACGATTCAGGTACAAATTTAAAAGGAACTGTCCCCGTTATGTCAGTGTGTGTTGTGCAGTTGATGGATGCACTTGGAAAATAGCTGCTTGTGGTGTCAAGGGTACCAAAATGATGAGAGtgtacacatttcaaaataatcataaccACTCTATACACGAGGACTCTTCACCACTTCCTACAGTACGATTATGCAAGCTGGCGGTTCTAACTAATGACGTGATAAAGGCTACTCCTGATTGTATGCCCCGTCAAATCTGTAAGGACTTTGAAAGACAACATGGAATAAGAATGACCTATGGTCAAGCTTGGCAGTATAGAGAGAAGGTGAAAGAGAGAATCTTTGGTCTTTCAGACAACTCATATAAGCTGTTGCCATGGTTGTGCTTGCAGTTAACAAAATCTAATCCTGGGACAATTGCAGAATGGACTTCTTCGGATGAGGGCAATTTTATGCAATTGTTCGTTGCATATGGAGCTTGCGTACATGGGTTTTTGACAGGGTGTCGACCAATTATATCTATTGATTCATCAGAATTGGGTGGCCTACACAAGGGAACTTTGCTTTCAGCCTCAGCATATGATGGTGATGACAATATGTTTCTAATTGCATATGCCATTGTAAGCTCAAAAGCTTATGATGACTGGTTATGGTTCTTTCAAAAGTTAAAGCAATTAGTTGGTAAAATGGAGGTGGTCATTATTTCTGATATGCACCTTGACATTGTTAGTAGTGTTGCAGAGGTGTTTGGAGttgaaaatcatatatattGCTATCAGCATCTAAAGGAGAGCTTCAGCTGCCAGTTAACAAAGAAGAACACTAAAGGAAGGAAAGGCAAAGAAGATGCACTGATGTTCCTTGATGCCATTGCCTATACAAGGTTACAAATTGATTACATTCGTGCCATGGAGAACTTGAGGAGATATAGTGCTAACTTGGCCAAGTGGATTGAAGATAGCGGTCCTGAACATTGGGCATTGTCTAAATTCTCCAAAAAGCGTTGGGATAAAATGAATACTAATCTTGCCGGATTGTTTGATGACTTGATCAATGAGGATCAGCATCACAGCATATTTAACTTTGTTGTCAAACACATGGAGAAGCTAGCCTCTTTGCTAATTGAATGTAAAGCAGCAACACAGAGTTGGAAGAGATTCATTAGCCCAAAAATTGAGGATAAAGTCTTGCTAAACATTGCCAAAGCTGAAGCATTTACAGTTATTCCATACACAGATACATTTAAGGTCAAAACTAGAGATAGAAGTCATTGTGTTGACTTGAAGCAACATACCTGTACTTGCTCAGCTTGGCAGATGTTAGGAATCCCATGCGAACATGCATGTGCAGTCATACAGATGATGAACCAAGATGTTTATGGATTTGTTGAAGAGTGGTTCCACTTGCCAAAGCAAGAAATGATTTACTCTGGCATATTGCATCCACTTGATTTTGACAACATGCCAACAGTTGATTCTGATGGAAATGTGCAAGACCAAAATGGTGTCACATATGCTTCTCTTGGTCCTCCTACCATGAAACGCCGTATTGGGAGACCCCCACACCAGCGAAACAAATTCCAGTTCAGGGAAAAAGGAACTGTATTTTGTTCTCACTGCAACAGGGCTGGACACAATTGTACTACCTGCAAGAATCCAACTACTTGA